One genomic segment of Protaetiibacter intestinalis includes these proteins:
- the glpX gene encoding class II fructose-bisphosphatase, whose protein sequence is MSFVLGTAVPDRNLALELVRATEAAAIRASAFVGLGDKNAADGAAVDAMRAFLGTVAFRGTVVIGEGEKDRAPMLFNGEVVGTGDGPECDIAVDPIDGTSLTAAGRPNAISMIAASDRGTMLDASSVFYMDKIVTGPAGVDIVDIRRPIGDNLRALAKASGKKVGDLAVGVLDRPRHEGLVADIRAAGAGVRLLLDGDVGGGIAAASLEGDLDMCVGIGGSPEGVATACAVKALGGLIQGRLVPGDDAERERAEAAGLEFDRVYEADDLVAGDNTFFVATGVTDGALLEGVRKLGPVIRTESIVVRGASGTVRRITADYRTERWM, encoded by the coding sequence GTGAGCTTCGTCCTCGGCACCGCGGTGCCCGACCGCAACCTCGCGCTCGAGCTCGTGCGGGCGACGGAGGCGGCCGCCATCCGCGCCTCCGCGTTCGTCGGACTCGGCGACAAGAACGCCGCCGACGGCGCCGCGGTGGATGCCATGCGCGCGTTCCTCGGCACGGTCGCGTTCCGCGGCACGGTCGTGATCGGCGAGGGCGAGAAGGACCGCGCGCCCATGCTGTTCAACGGCGAGGTGGTCGGCACGGGCGACGGGCCGGAGTGCGACATCGCGGTCGACCCGATCGACGGCACCTCCCTCACCGCGGCCGGTCGGCCGAACGCGATCTCGATGATCGCGGCATCCGACCGCGGCACGATGCTGGATGCGTCGAGCGTGTTCTACATGGACAAGATCGTCACCGGTCCCGCGGGCGTCGACATCGTCGACATCCGCCGGCCGATCGGCGACAACCTGCGGGCGCTCGCGAAGGCCTCCGGCAAGAAGGTGGGCGACCTCGCAGTGGGCGTGCTCGACCGTCCCCGGCACGAGGGGCTCGTGGCCGACATCCGCGCGGCGGGTGCCGGCGTGCGGCTGCTGCTCGACGGCGACGTGGGCGGCGGCATCGCGGCGGCGTCGCTCGAGGGCGACCTCGACATGTGCGTGGGCATCGGCGGCAGCCCCGAGGGGGTCGCGACGGCGTGCGCCGTGAAGGCGCTCGGCGGGCTCATCCAGGGGCGGCTCGTGCCGGGCGACGACGCCGAGCGCGAGCGCGCCGAGGCGGCGGGGCTCGAGTTCGACCGGGTGTACGAGGCCGACGACCTCGTCGCGGGCGACAACACCTTCTTCGTGGCGACGGGCGTCACCGACGGCGCGCTGCTCGAGGGCGTGCGCAAGCTCGGCCCCGTGATCCGCACCGAGTCGATCGTCGTGCGCGGCGCATCCGGCACCGTGCGCCGCATCACCGCCGATTACCGCACCGAGCGCTGGATGTGA
- a CDS encoding phosphoenolpyruvate carboxykinase (GTP), translating into MPASPTPVAPVRSLDEWVAENVELLQPDRVVWIDGSRAQLDALLHDMVEEGRIIRLNPEHRPYSFLARSDPDDVARVEARTFICSEREEDAGPTNNWREPEAMREELRGLFAGAMRGRTMYVLPFSMGPVGGALSRYGVQLTDSAYVVASMSIMTRVGDAVLERIRAGARWVPALHSVGAPLEPGDEDVAWPSNPVKYICHFPETREIVSFGSAYGGNAILAKKSFALRIASVMARDEGWLAEHMLLLRVTDPRGRRFHIAAAFPSACGKTNFAMLRSALPGWQVETLGDDIAWLAPGSDGRLRAINPEAGFFGVAPGTGPDTNPTAIDTLWGNTIFTNVALREDGDVWWEGLTKTPPAGLTDWRGEPWTPDAGRPAAHPNSRFTVAASQCPSIAPDWDDPNGVPIDAIIFGGRRATNVPLVVEARDWEHGVFLGATIASERTAAAEGELGELRRDPFAMLPFCGYNMADYMQHWLDVGTRLRRTGGVPGVYQVNWFRKDADGKWLWPGFGENGRVLAWIVERIAGEAPASDTPLGRIPAVGTIDYRAAGVGDADWQELFRVDAPALLAEADDTEAFLDRFGDKLPEAVRRQLAALRERLGAPRRAGKKAVA; encoded by the coding sequence ATGCCCGCGTCGCCGACCCCCGTCGCCCCCGTCCGCTCGCTCGACGAGTGGGTCGCCGAGAACGTCGAGCTGCTGCAGCCCGACCGCGTCGTCTGGATCGACGGCTCGCGCGCCCAGCTCGACGCCCTGCTGCACGACATGGTCGAGGAGGGCCGCATCATCCGCCTCAACCCCGAGCATCGGCCCTACAGCTTCCTCGCCCGTAGCGACCCCGACGACGTCGCGCGCGTCGAGGCGCGCACCTTCATCTGCTCCGAGCGCGAAGAGGATGCGGGCCCCACCAACAACTGGCGCGAGCCGGAGGCCATGCGCGAGGAACTGCGCGGGCTGTTCGCGGGCGCGATGCGCGGCCGGACGATGTACGTGCTGCCGTTCTCGATGGGGCCGGTCGGCGGCGCCCTCTCGCGGTACGGCGTGCAGCTGACCGACTCGGCCTACGTCGTGGCCTCGATGTCGATCATGACGCGCGTCGGCGACGCCGTGCTCGAGCGCATCCGCGCCGGCGCCCGCTGGGTGCCCGCGCTGCACTCGGTCGGCGCGCCGCTCGAACCCGGCGACGAGGACGTGGCGTGGCCGTCCAACCCGGTCAAGTACATCTGCCACTTCCCCGAGACGCGCGAGATCGTCTCCTTCGGCTCCGCCTACGGCGGCAACGCGATCCTCGCCAAGAAGTCGTTCGCGCTGCGCATCGCCTCCGTCATGGCGCGCGACGAGGGCTGGTTGGCCGAGCACATGCTGCTGCTGCGGGTGACCGACCCGCGCGGGCGCCGCTTCCACATCGCGGCCGCGTTCCCGAGCGCGTGCGGCAAGACGAACTTCGCCATGTTGCGCTCGGCGTTGCCCGGGTGGCAGGTCGAGACGCTCGGCGACGACATCGCCTGGCTCGCCCCCGGATCGGATGGGCGCCTGCGCGCCATCAACCCCGAGGCCGGGTTCTTCGGTGTCGCGCCCGGTACCGGGCCCGACACCAACCCGACCGCGATCGACACCCTGTGGGGCAACACGATCTTCACGAATGTGGCGCTCCGCGAGGACGGCGATGTCTGGTGGGAGGGCCTCACGAAGACCCCGCCCGCCGGCCTCACCGACTGGCGGGGCGAGCCCTGGACCCCGGATGCCGGCCGCCCGGCCGCGCACCCCAACTCGCGGTTCACGGTCGCCGCATCCCAGTGCCCCTCCATCGCGCCTGACTGGGACGACCCGAACGGCGTGCCGATCGACGCGATCATCTTCGGCGGGCGGCGCGCCACGAACGTGCCGCTCGTCGTGGAGGCGCGCGACTGGGAGCACGGCGTGTTCCTCGGGGCGACGATCGCCTCCGAGCGCACCGCCGCGGCCGAGGGCGAGCTCGGCGAGCTGCGCCGCGACCCCTTCGCGATGCTGCCCTTCTGCGGCTACAACATGGCCGACTACATGCAGCACTGGCTCGACGTGGGCACGCGCCTGCGCCGCACGGGCGGGGTTCCGGGCGTGTACCAGGTGAACTGGTTCCGCAAGGACGCCGACGGGAAGTGGCTGTGGCCGGGCTTCGGCGAGAACGGCCGCGTGCTCGCCTGGATCGTGGAGCGGATCGCGGGGGAGGCCCCCGCCTCGGACACCCCGCTCGGCCGGATCCCCGCGGTCGGCACGATCGACTACCGCGCGGCGGGGGTGGGCGACGCCGACTGGCAGGAGCTCTTCCGCGTCGACGCGCCCGCCCTGCTCGCGGAGGCGGACGACACCGAGGCGTTCCTCGACCGATTCGGCGACAAGCTCCCGGAGGCGGTGCGTCGCCAGCTCGCGGCGCTGCGCGAGCGGCTCGGCGCACCCCGGCGCGCGGGGAAGAAGGCCGTCGCGTGA
- a CDS encoding helix-turn-helix transcriptional regulator: MPDLSTLGQRMRHFRSAAGLTLGDLGGAVGVSASQLSLMENGKREPRLSLLSAIADRLGIPVGELLDDAPPSARAALEIELERAQTGALYAELGLPALRPGRTMPDEVLETLVGLHRELDRRSREKIATPEEARRANTELRARMREADNHIPEIEELAERVMADAGYEGGAMTHRQVAVVAKRLGFELVHVGDLPHSARSVTDLENGRIYLPPASIPGGHGLRSMALQAIAHRLLEHHPPRDYAEFLRQRLEINYFAAACLMPRSHAVRFLRQAKTDRDIAIEDFRDAFGVTHEAAALRFTNLATAHLDMRVHFMRVDDGGAIAKAYENDGLRLPTDVTGGVEGQIVCRYWAARTAFARTNRTTEFYQYTDTPEGTFYESSQTGTSATEEFSITVGVPFVESKWFRGRESTRRETSRCPDAACCKRPPSELASRWAGKAWTSAKVHAHIFSPLPSGTYPGVDDRELYEFLETHRVSD, encoded by the coding sequence ATGCCCGATCTCTCGACCCTCGGCCAGCGGATGCGTCACTTCCGCAGCGCCGCCGGCCTCACCCTCGGCGACCTCGGCGGCGCCGTCGGCGTCTCCGCGAGCCAGCTCTCCCTCATGGAGAACGGCAAGCGCGAGCCGCGCCTCTCGCTGCTCTCGGCGATCGCCGACCGCCTCGGCATCCCCGTCGGCGAGCTGCTCGACGACGCCCCGCCCTCCGCGCGCGCCGCCCTCGAGATCGAGCTCGAGCGCGCGCAGACGGGCGCCCTCTACGCGGAGCTCGGGCTCCCCGCGCTGCGACCCGGGCGCACGATGCCCGACGAGGTGCTCGAGACGCTCGTGGGCCTGCACCGCGAGCTCGACCGCCGCTCGCGCGAGAAGATCGCCACCCCCGAGGAGGCCCGCCGCGCCAACACCGAGCTGCGCGCCCGGATGCGCGAGGCCGACAACCACATCCCCGAGATCGAGGAGCTCGCCGAGCGCGTCATGGCCGACGCAGGCTACGAGGGCGGCGCCATGACCCACCGCCAGGTCGCGGTGGTCGCCAAGCGCCTCGGCTTCGAGCTCGTGCACGTGGGCGACCTGCCGCACTCCGCCCGCTCGGTGACCGACCTCGAGAACGGGCGCATCTACCTGCCGCCGGCATCCATCCCGGGCGGCCACGGGCTGCGCTCGATGGCGCTGCAGGCGATCGCCCACCGCCTGCTCGAGCACCACCCGCCGCGCGACTACGCCGAGTTCCTGCGGCAGCGGCTCGAGATCAACTACTTCGCGGCCGCCTGCCTCATGCCGCGCAGCCACGCCGTGCGGTTCCTGCGCCAGGCGAAGACCGACCGCGACATCGCGATCGAGGACTTCCGCGACGCCTTCGGGGTCACCCACGAGGCCGCCGCGCTGCGCTTCACGAACCTCGCGACCGCGCACCTCGACATGCGCGTGCACTTCATGCGCGTCGACGACGGCGGCGCCATCGCGAAGGCCTACGAGAACGACGGGCTGCGGCTGCCGACGGATGTCACGGGCGGCGTCGAGGGGCAGATCGTGTGCCGCTACTGGGCGGCGCGCACGGCGTTCGCGCGCACCAACCGCACGACCGAGTTCTACCAGTACACCGACACCCCCGAGGGCACCTTCTACGAGTCGAGCCAGACCGGAACGAGCGCCACGGAGGAGTTCTCGATCACCGTCGGGGTGCCGTTCGTCGAGTCGAAGTGGTTCCGCGGGCGCGAGTCGACGCGCCGCGAGACCTCCCGCTGCCCGGATGCCGCGTGCTGCAAGCGCCCGCCGTCGGAGCTCGCCTCACGCTGGGCGGGCAAGGCCTGGACGAGCGCGAAGGTGCACGCGCACATCTTCAGCCCCCTGCCATCCGGCACCTACCCGGGCGTCGACGACCGCGAACTGTACGAGTTCCTTGAGACCCACCGCGTCTCGGACTGA
- a CDS encoding LacI family DNA-binding transcriptional regulator, whose amino-acid sequence MAVSIRDVAERAGVSVGTVSNVLNRPDRVSDAVVDRVHDAIRALGYVRNDAARQLRAGRSSSVGLVVLDARNPFFTDIARGAEDEAAEHGVAVLLGDSDENTAREAAYLDLFEEQRVRGVLVSPLGDLRERLERLRANGTPVVLVDRKAEGEALSSVSVDDVAGGRTAVAHLLAGGRRRIAFVAGPLAIRQVSDRLAGAREAVDAVPGATIEVLEGTALSVLEGRRMGEALVARPAAERPDAVFAANDLLAVGLLQALVMRGQVRVPDDVAIVGFDDIDFAQATVVPLSSIRQPSRLIGQTALRILLEEADDPELAPRQVVFQPELVVRDSSAPA is encoded by the coding sequence ATGGCGGTCTCGATCCGCGACGTCGCCGAGCGCGCCGGAGTCTCCGTCGGCACCGTCTCGAACGTGCTCAACCGCCCCGACCGGGTCTCGGATGCCGTCGTCGACCGCGTGCACGACGCGATCCGCGCGCTCGGCTACGTGCGCAACGACGCGGCACGCCAGCTGCGCGCCGGGCGCTCGAGCTCGGTCGGGCTCGTCGTGCTCGACGCGCGCAACCCCTTCTTCACCGACATCGCCCGCGGCGCCGAGGACGAGGCCGCCGAGCACGGCGTGGCCGTGCTGCTCGGCGACAGCGACGAGAACACGGCGCGCGAGGCCGCCTACCTCGACCTCTTCGAGGAGCAGCGCGTGCGCGGCGTGCTCGTCTCGCCGCTCGGCGACCTCCGCGAGCGGCTCGAACGACTGCGCGCGAACGGCACCCCCGTCGTGCTCGTCGACCGCAAGGCCGAGGGCGAGGCGCTCAGCTCGGTGTCGGTCGACGACGTCGCGGGCGGGCGCACGGCCGTCGCCCACCTGCTCGCGGGCGGCCGGCGCCGCATCGCGTTCGTGGCGGGGCCGCTCGCCATCCGCCAGGTCTCCGACCGCCTCGCGGGCGCGCGGGAGGCCGTCGACGCCGTGCCGGGCGCCACGATCGAGGTGCTCGAGGGCACGGCGCTCTCGGTGCTCGAGGGGCGCCGGATGGGCGAGGCGCTCGTCGCGCGGCCCGCCGCCGAGCGCCCGGATGCCGTGTTCGCGGCGAACGACCTGCTCGCCGTGGGGCTGCTGCAGGCGCTCGTGATGCGCGGGCAGGTACGGGTGCCCGACGACGTCGCGATCGTCGGCTTCGACGACATCGACTTCGCCCAGGCCACCGTCGTGCCGCTCAGCTCGATCCGGCAGCCGAGCCGGCTCATCGGGCAGACGGCCCTGCGCATCCTGCTCGAGGAGGCCGACGACCCCGAGCTCGCCCCGCGTCAGGTGGTCTTCCAGCCCGAGCTCGTGGTGCGCGACTCGAGCGCGCCCGCCTGA
- the rhaI gene encoding L-rhamnose isomerase, protein MTDLTPIAPLLDEQAIELPSWAFGNSGTRFKVFAQPGVPRDPYEKIADAAQVHRFTGLAPTVALHIPWDKVDDYADLAKHAEDHGVALGTINSNTFQDDDYKLGSVTHSDPRIRQKAIDHHYECIDIMGATGSRDLKIWLADGSNYPGQDDMRGRQDRLADSLQKIYDRIGPEQRLVLEYKFFEPAFYHTDVPDWGTSYVQVAALGERAMVCLDTGHHAPGTNIEFIVMQLLRLGRLGSFDFNSRFYADDDLIVGAADPFQLFRILTEVVRGGGYGRDSGVAFMLDQCHNIEDKIPGQIRSVLNVQEMTARALLVDREALAAAQLAGDVLAANGILMDAFQTDVRPGLAAYREAKGLPADPMAAYAASGYAASIVEGRVGGAQAGWGA, encoded by the coding sequence ATGACCGACCTCACCCCGATCGCACCCCTCCTCGACGAGCAGGCCATCGAACTGCCCTCCTGGGCCTTCGGCAACTCCGGCACCCGCTTCAAGGTCTTCGCGCAGCCCGGCGTGCCGCGCGACCCGTACGAGAAGATCGCCGACGCCGCCCAGGTGCACCGCTTCACCGGACTCGCGCCGACCGTCGCCCTGCACATCCCGTGGGACAAGGTCGACGACTACGCCGACCTCGCCAAGCACGCCGAAGACCACGGCGTCGCCCTCGGCACCATCAACTCGAACACCTTCCAGGACGACGACTACAAGCTCGGCTCCGTCACCCACTCGGACCCCCGCATCCGCCAGAAGGCGATCGACCACCACTACGAGTGCATCGACATCATGGGCGCCACCGGCAGCCGCGACCTCAAGATCTGGCTCGCCGACGGCAGCAACTACCCCGGCCAGGACGACATGCGCGGTCGGCAGGACCGCCTCGCCGACTCGCTGCAGAAGATCTACGACCGGATCGGCCCCGAGCAGCGCCTCGTGCTCGAGTACAAGTTCTTCGAGCCCGCGTTCTACCACACCGACGTGCCCGACTGGGGCACCAGCTACGTGCAGGTGGCGGCGCTCGGCGAGCGCGCGATGGTGTGCCTCGACACCGGCCACCACGCCCCCGGCACCAACATCGAGTTCATCGTCATGCAGCTGCTGCGCCTCGGCAGGCTCGGCTCCTTCGACTTCAACTCGCGCTTCTACGCGGATGACGACCTCATCGTGGGTGCGGCCGACCCGTTCCAGCTGTTCCGCATCCTCACGGAGGTCGTGCGGGGCGGCGGCTACGGGCGCGACTCGGGCGTCGCCTTCATGCTCGACCAGTGCCACAACATCGAGGACAAGATCCCCGGCCAGATCCGCAGCGTGCTGAACGTCCAGGAGATGACGGCGCGCGCGCTGCTCGTCGACCGCGAGGCCCTCGCCGCGGCCCAGCTCGCGGGCGACGTGCTCGCGGCGAACGGCATCCTCATGGACGCGTTCCAGACGGATGTGCGCCCCGGCCTCGCCGCCTACCGCGAGGCGAAGGGGCTGCCGGCCGACCCGATGGCCGCCTACGCCGCCTCCGGCTACGCCGCCTCGATCGTCGAGGGCCGCGTCGGCGGCGCCCAGGCGGGCTGGGGGGCCTGA
- a CDS encoding L-rhamnose mutarotase, producing the protein MAEYVERHRAVWPEMLQAIADAGRRNYSLFLRGDGLLIGYYETDDDTASAAALAADPRTAAWEAEAADFFESLPGTRPDQGAPQLPEVFHLEDQLARLN; encoded by the coding sequence ATGGCGGAGTACGTCGAGCGGCACCGCGCGGTGTGGCCCGAGATGCTGCAGGCGATCGCGGATGCCGGACGCCGCAACTACTCGCTCTTCCTGCGGGGCGACGGCCTGCTCATCGGCTACTACGAGACCGACGACGACACGGCATCCGCCGCCGCGCTCGCCGCCGACCCGCGCACCGCGGCGTGGGAGGCCGAGGCCGCCGACTTCTTCGAGTCCCTCCCCGGCACCCGCCCCGACCAGGGCGCCCCGCAGCTGCCCGAGGTCTTCCACCTCGAGGACCAGCTCGCCCGCCTGAACTGA
- a CDS encoding dihydrofolate reductase family protein has product MAVRVDLNISLDGFATTTDQTPENPFGQDWGRLTAAYVGTRTFRERVLHDTSGEGTTGVDDRYAAAYFEDVAAEIMGAGMFGLHDHADDPDWRGWWGEEPPFHCPVFVLTHIPRESIEFANGTAFHFLDATPEEALASATDAAGGGDVRIGGGPTTIRPFLAAGLVDRLHVAIAPILLGRGIRLWDGLRGLEAGYTVTSETAESGTIHLTFAR; this is encoded by the coding sequence GTGGCAGTGCGCGTGGACCTCAACATCTCGCTCGACGGCTTCGCGACGACGACGGATCAGACCCCCGAGAATCCCTTCGGCCAGGACTGGGGGCGACTCACCGCCGCCTACGTCGGCACCCGCACCTTCCGCGAGCGCGTGCTGCACGACACGAGCGGCGAGGGCACGACGGGCGTCGACGACCGCTACGCCGCCGCCTACTTCGAGGACGTCGCGGCCGAGATCATGGGCGCCGGCATGTTCGGCCTGCACGACCACGCCGACGACCCCGACTGGCGCGGCTGGTGGGGCGAGGAGCCGCCCTTCCACTGCCCGGTCTTCGTGCTGACCCATATTCCCCGGGAGAGCATCGAGTTCGCGAACGGCACCGCCTTCCACTTCCTCGACGCGACCCCAGAGGAGGCGCTCGCGAGCGCGACGGATGCCGCCGGAGGCGGCGACGTGCGCATCGGCGGCGGCCCCACGACCATCCGCCCCTTCCTCGCCGCAGGGCTCGTCGACCGTCTGCACGTCGCGATCGCGCCGATCCTGCTCGGCCGCGGCATCCGCCTCTGGGACGGGCTGCGCGGCCTCGAGGCGGGCTACACGGTGACGAGCGAGACCGCCGAGAGCGGCACCATCCACCTCACCTTCGCCCGCTGA
- a CDS encoding LacI family DNA-binding transcriptional regulator → MVVSIRDVAREAGVSVGTVSNVLNKPDEVSADSIARVQSAIDKLGYIRNDAARRLRAGVSSTVGFIVLDGRNPFINEVVRGAEDEASRHGIAILVGNTDEDPAREEMYLDLFAEQQVRGVLISPYGDITRRLQRLREREVPVVLVDRMNPEGRFSAVATDSVSGGRMAAEHLLAQGRRRLAFVGGPFDMRQARDRLDGARWAVENSDAGATLEVVTTTALSVEEGIAAGRRIMDRQPAQRPDAVFAGNDLVALGLLQSLSTGGSLLVPQQIALIGFDDISFAAAAAVPISSMRQPARAIGQTALRILLEEAADATLIPRQTVFRPELVARASSG, encoded by the coding sequence ATGGTCGTCAGCATCCGTGACGTGGCCCGCGAGGCCGGCGTCTCGGTGGGCACGGTGTCGAACGTCCTCAACAAGCCCGACGAGGTGTCCGCCGACTCGATCGCGCGCGTGCAGAGCGCGATCGACAAGCTCGGCTACATCCGCAACGACGCGGCGCGTCGGCTGCGGGCGGGCGTCAGCTCGACCGTCGGCTTCATCGTGCTCGACGGGCGCAACCCCTTCATCAACGAGGTGGTGCGCGGCGCGGAGGACGAGGCATCCCGGCACGGCATCGCCATCCTGGTCGGCAACACCGACGAGGACCCGGCGCGCGAGGAGATGTACCTCGACCTGTTCGCCGAGCAGCAGGTGCGCGGCGTGCTCATCTCGCCGTATGGCGACATCACGCGGCGCCTGCAGCGGCTGCGCGAGCGCGAGGTGCCGGTCGTGCTCGTCGACCGGATGAACCCCGAGGGGCGCTTCAGCGCCGTCGCCACCGACTCCGTCTCGGGCGGGCGGATGGCCGCCGAGCACCTGCTCGCGCAGGGGCGGCGGCGGCTCGCCTTCGTCGGCGGGCCGTTCGACATGCGCCAGGCACGCGACCGGCTCGACGGCGCCCGCTGGGCGGTCGAGAACTCCGACGCCGGGGCGACGCTCGAGGTGGTGACGACGACGGCGCTCTCCGTCGAGGAGGGGATCGCGGCGGGGCGTCGCATCATGGACCGGCAGCCGGCGCAGCGCCCGGATGCGGTGTTCGCGGGCAACGACCTCGTCGCCCTCGGCCTCCTGCAGTCGCTCTCCACGGGCGGCTCGCTCCTCGTGCCCCAGCAGATCGCGCTCATCGGCTTCGACGACATCTCCTTCGCAGCGGCCGCCGCCGTGCCGATCTCCTCGATGCGTCAGCCGGCGCGGGCGATCGGCCAGACCGCCCTCCGCATCCTGCTCGAGGAGGCGGCGGACGCGACCCTCATCCCGCGCCAGACCGTGTTCCGGCCCGAGCTCGTGGCGCGCGCCTCGAGCGGCTGA
- the rhaS gene encoding rhamnose ABC transporter substrate-binding protein encodes MTFGTKRAGALTALAVTVALVATGCAASDDGGSGGGGDGGDNLAITFLPKNLGNPYFDTSSAGGKEAVESFDGTFAEVGPTEAAPDAQVSFINTLTQQGVGGIVVSANDPEAICDALNEARDAGIKVVTFDSDTNPDCRDLFINQATAEGIAKVQVDLIADQIGGAGEIAILSATANATNQNAWIDLMKDYLASDYPDITLVDTVYGDDDDQTSFDKTAALLQTYPELKGIISPTTVGISAAARYLSTSEFKGKVALTGLGTPNQMRDFVEDGTVTAFALWNPSDLGYLAAFAAKALITGEITGAKGDTFEAGKLGSFEVGDGGTVLLGDPYVFDADNIGDFDF; translated from the coding sequence ATGACGTTTGGAACCAAGCGCGCGGGCGCTCTGACGGCCCTCGCCGTCACCGTCGCGCTCGTGGCGACCGGGTGTGCGGCGTCGGATGACGGAGGCTCCGGCGGTGGGGGAGACGGCGGCGACAACCTCGCCATCACCTTCCTGCCCAAGAACCTCGGCAACCCGTACTTCGACACCTCGTCGGCGGGCGGCAAGGAGGCGGTCGAGTCGTTCGACGGCACCTTCGCGGAGGTCGGCCCGACCGAGGCCGCGCCGGATGCCCAGGTCAGCTTCATCAACACGCTCACCCAGCAGGGCGTGGGCGGCATCGTCGTCTCGGCGAACGACCCGGAGGCCATCTGCGACGCCCTCAACGAGGCGCGCGACGCGGGCATCAAGGTCGTCACCTTCGACTCCGACACCAACCCCGACTGCCGCGACCTGTTCATCAACCAGGCCACCGCGGAGGGCATCGCCAAGGTGCAGGTCGACCTCATCGCCGACCAGATCGGCGGCGCGGGCGAGATCGCGATCCTGTCGGCCACGGCCAACGCGACCAACCAGAACGCCTGGATCGACCTCATGAAGGACTACCTGGCATCCGACTACCCGGACATCACGCTCGTCGACACCGTCTACGGCGACGACGACGACCAGACCTCCTTCGACAAGACGGCGGCCCTGCTGCAGACCTACCCCGAGCTGAAGGGCATCATCTCGCCCACGACGGTCGGCATCTCGGCCGCGGCGCGCTACCTGTCGACCTCGGAGTTCAAGGGCAAGGTCGCGCTGACCGGCCTCGGCACCCCGAACCAGATGCGCGACTTCGTCGAGGACGGCACCGTCACGGCGTTCGCGCTGTGGAACCCGTCGGACCTCGGCTACCTCGCCGCGTTCGCCGCGAAGGCGCTCATCACGGGCGAGATCACCGGCGCCAAGGGCGACACCTTCGAGGCCGGCAAGCTCGGCAGCTTCGAGGTGGGCGACGGCGGCACCGTGCTGCTCGGCGACCCGTACGTGTTCGACGCCGACAACATCGGGGACTTCGACTTCTGA
- a CDS encoding ABC transporter permease translates to MTTTDASAPARVYRDYAHPLWRRLLFTREAAIVVLLVLVYAVAAASVRNFAAPITITYLLLDVAAILFIALPMTLVIITGEIDLSVASIVGLSSVTLGTLHQAGLPIEAAGTVAILVGVVAGAINGFFITVVGLPSLAVTIGTLALFRGLAVGLLGTTAVTDFTEFWTDLAKSKIPGTPIPSVMIVFVVLAIAFAVLLHFTPFGRGIFAIGLSSEAARFSGVKVEQTKFILFVLSGAVSALAGIYYTLRFGSARGDNATGLELSVIAAVLLGGVSIFGGRGNILGVIAGVLLIGILGSALRLANVTSDVINIITGALLVASVVSTSVLAWVHRKRIGAGIKKGPPAPAQD, encoded by the coding sequence ATGACGACGACCGACGCATCCGCACCCGCCCGGGTGTACCGCGACTACGCCCACCCGCTCTGGCGGCGCCTGCTGTTCACGCGCGAGGCGGCCATCGTGGTGCTGCTCGTGCTCGTGTACGCGGTGGCGGCCGCGAGCGTGCGCAACTTCGCCGCCCCCATCACGATCACCTACCTGCTGCTCGACGTCGCCGCGATCCTGTTCATCGCGCTGCCGATGACGCTCGTCATCATCACGGGCGAGATCGACCTGTCGGTCGCAAGCATCGTGGGGCTCTCGTCGGTGACCCTCGGCACGCTGCACCAGGCGGGGCTGCCGATCGAGGCGGCCGGCACGGTGGCGATCCTCGTGGGCGTCGTCGCCGGCGCGATCAACGGGTTCTTCATCACGGTCGTGGGGCTGCCGTCCCTCGCCGTCACGATCGGCACGCTCGCGCTGTTCCGCGGGCTCGCGGTCGGGCTGCTCGGCACGACCGCGGTCACCGACTTCACCGAGTTCTGGACGGACCTGGCGAAGTCCAAGATCCCCGGCACCCCGATCCCGAGCGTCATGATCGTCTTCGTCGTGCTCGCGATCGCGTTCGCGGTGCTGCTGCACTTCACCCCGTTCGGGCGCGGCATCTTCGCGATCGGGCTCTCGAGCGAGGCCGCCCGCTTCTCGGGCGTCAAGGTCGAGCAGACCAAGTTCATCCTCTTCGTGCTGAGCGGCGCGGTCTCCGCGCTCGCCGGCATCTACTACACGCTGCGCTTCGGCAGCGCCCGCGGCGACAACGCCACCGGGCTCGAGCTGAGCGTCATCGCGGCCGTGCTGCTCGGCGGCGTGTCGATCTTCGGAGGCCGCGGCAACATCCTCGGCGTCATCGCGGGCGTGCTGCTCATCGGCATCCTGGGCAGCGCGCTGCGCCTCGCCAACGTCACGAGCGACGTCATCAACATCATCACGGGAGCGCTGCTCGTCGCCTCCGTGGTGTCCACGAGCGTCCTGGCTTGGGTCCACCGCAAACGGATCGGAGCAGGCATCAAGAAGGGGCCCCCGGCACCTGCGCAGGACTGA